The proteins below come from a single Asanoa ferruginea genomic window:
- a CDS encoding lytic transglycosylase domain-containing protein, producing the protein MVRYARHLVALCAVGTLLLAGGCGQPADAGSGQTTSAQAGSDTSDVVESPDAPEDEAAADAAVGLGAAPTKPPTTTKAPTPRKTPKKKSPPRHSTTEKLPPAPPKPAAGCTKPRYVGTQASRADAKAALTDAAGRTYWPSSAPSLRVPLDLVKATAYQESGWQSNIVACDGGVGLMQVMKDTATFVNNRFDQSYDIDKYQDNAALGANYLAWLIKYFGDVYFEGDYSVDPDDCADHSDLCLLNAVIAAYNFGPGAVDTDAGLKIPNPQYVDNVRSLMTNCVCLNW; encoded by the coding sequence ATGGTCCGCTACGCCCGCCATCTGGTCGCGCTCTGCGCGGTCGGCACTCTGTTGCTCGCCGGCGGGTGCGGCCAGCCGGCCGACGCCGGCAGCGGCCAGACCACCAGCGCCCAGGCCGGCAGCGACACGTCCGACGTGGTCGAGTCGCCCGACGCGCCGGAAGACGAAGCGGCCGCCGACGCCGCGGTCGGCCTCGGCGCCGCGCCGACGAAGCCGCCGACCACCACCAAGGCGCCGACGCCCCGCAAGACCCCCAAGAAGAAGAGCCCGCCGCGCCACTCGACCACCGAGAAGCTGCCGCCGGCCCCGCCGAAGCCGGCGGCCGGGTGCACCAAGCCGCGCTACGTCGGCACGCAGGCGAGCCGGGCCGACGCCAAGGCCGCGCTGACCGACGCCGCGGGCCGCACCTACTGGCCGAGCAGCGCGCCGAGCCTGCGGGTGCCGCTCGACCTGGTCAAGGCCACCGCCTACCAGGAGAGCGGCTGGCAGTCCAACATCGTCGCCTGCGACGGCGGGGTCGGGCTGATGCAGGTCATGAAAGACACCGCGACGTTCGTCAACAACCGGTTCGACCAGAGCTATGACATCGACAAATACCAGGACAATGCCGCCCTCGGCGCCAACTACCTGGCCTGGCTGATCAAATACTTCGGCGACGTCTACTTCGAGGGCGACTATTCGGTCGACCCCGACGACTGCGCCGACCACAGCGACCTGTGCCTGCTCAACGCGGTGATCGCGGCCTACAACTTCGGCCCGGGCGCGGTCGACACCGACGCCGGCCTGAAGATCCCCAACCCGCAATACGTCGACAACGTGCGGTCGCTGATGACCAACTGCGTCTGCCTCAACTGGTAG
- a CDS encoding class I SAM-dependent methyltransferase: MTAPAYDAYADWYETYTHGVSGFMDRVREHLADLLGPGRGRCLDLCCGGGAHATTIRDLGWTPLGVDLSQGQLRWASGRLPVAAGDATRLPLADAAVPAVACVLAHTDLPDWAAVLREAARVLAPGGRLVHVGVHPCFVGAFADRSDAARITIDTRYADRSHTFHAWAPHGVRARVGAWHVPLADMLNAVTAAGLRIERVAESGANGIPDVFAFLARKPATS, encoded by the coding sequence ATGACGGCACCGGCCTATGACGCGTACGCCGACTGGTACGAGACCTACACCCATGGCGTCTCGGGCTTCATGGACCGGGTCCGCGAGCACCTCGCCGACCTGCTCGGCCCGGGCCGCGGCCGCTGCCTCGACCTGTGCTGCGGCGGGGGAGCGCACGCCACGACGATCCGCGACCTGGGCTGGACACCGCTCGGCGTCGACCTGTCCCAGGGCCAGCTCCGCTGGGCCAGCGGGCGGCTGCCGGTGGCGGCCGGCGACGCGACGCGGTTGCCGCTGGCCGACGCCGCCGTGCCCGCGGTGGCCTGCGTGCTCGCGCACACCGACCTGCCGGACTGGGCGGCGGTGCTGCGCGAGGCGGCGCGGGTGCTGGCGCCCGGCGGCCGGCTGGTGCACGTCGGGGTGCACCCGTGCTTCGTGGGGGCGTTCGCCGACCGCTCCGACGCCGCGCGGATCACGATCGACACCCGTTACGCGGACCGGTCGCACACTTTCCACGCCTGGGCGCCGCACGGCGTGCGGGCCCGGGTCGGCGCGTGGCACGTGCCGCTGGCCGACATGCTCAACGCCGTCACCGCCGCCGGCCTGCGGATCGAGCGGGTGGCCGAGTCGGGCGCGAACGGCATCCCCGACGTCTTCGCCTTCCTCGCCCGGAAACCGGCTACCAGTTGA
- a CDS encoding serine hydrolase has translation MDSLTDVDRALAAAPGVASAWIGPVGGPPAYARLADATHYAASTMKVGVLVALHRAAAAGHLDLDAPITVHNRHPSAAPNAEPYGNDPAEDADATTWALLGGTSTARALARQMIVRSGNLATNLCLGAVGLPAAQEVWRLAGATHSVTARGIEDDAARRAGISNLVTAGDLAALFGAIVAGDLVPAGARAEVLALLEANEHRDDLVAGLPEGTRVAHKNGWITGVRHGAGVVFPADAPPYTVVVCTSTTLTDDAACALVAGVSAAAWRAR, from the coding sequence ATGGACAGCCTTACCGACGTCGACCGCGCGCTGGCCGCCGCGCCGGGTGTCGCGTCCGCGTGGATCGGCCCGGTCGGCGGGCCGCCCGCCTACGCCCGGCTCGCCGACGCCACCCACTACGCCGCCAGCACGATGAAAGTCGGCGTGCTGGTCGCCCTGCACCGGGCCGCCGCGGCCGGCCACCTCGACCTCGACGCACCGATCACCGTCCACAACAGACATCCCTCGGCCGCGCCGAACGCAGAGCCCTACGGCAACGATCCGGCCGAAGACGCCGACGCGACCACCTGGGCGCTGCTCGGCGGCACCAGCACGGCGCGGGCACTGGCCCGGCAGATGATCGTGCGCTCCGGCAACCTGGCGACCAACCTGTGCCTGGGCGCGGTCGGCCTGCCCGCGGCGCAGGAGGTGTGGCGGCTCGCGGGCGCGACCCACAGCGTCACCGCGCGCGGCATCGAGGACGACGCCGCCCGCCGCGCCGGGATCAGCAACCTGGTCACCGCGGGCGACCTCGCCGCCCTGTTCGGCGCGATCGTCGCCGGCGACCTGGTCCCGGCCGGCGCCCGCGCCGAGGTGCTCGCGCTGCTGGAGGCCAACGAACACCGCGACGACCTGGTCGCCGGCCTGCCCGAGGGCACCCGGGTGGCACACAAGAACGGCTGGATCACGGGGGTACGGCACGGCGCCGGCGTCGTGTTCCCGGCCGACGCGCCGCCGTACACCGTGGTGGTCTGCACCTCGACCACCCTGACCGACGACGCGGCGTGCGCGCTGGTCGCGGGCGTCTCGGCGGCGGCCTGGCGAGCGCGTTAG
- a CDS encoding tyrosine-protein phosphatase: MTAEWSLTGAPNARDLGGFVGAEGRLVRAGALIRASGLGRLVDDDLPTLGKLGIACVVDLRAASEIEVAPPDRLVGEPRVVHIPVHDPAHPVFTYVSAVMLGHDLAAYEALAREGTTGAMEAIYRWFVASPVATEAFTRAVREVAEPGNLPLLYHCSAGKDRTGWLSVILLTALGVDKDAIRADYLRTNDLADGVNESIMGAMLVRRPGLDLDAIRPVLEARGSYLDAAYDEVAKRHGDMDSYLRDALGIDDAMVTSLRERLLEA; this comes from the coding sequence ATGACGGCGGAGTGGTCGTTGACGGGCGCGCCGAACGCCCGTGACCTGGGCGGATTCGTGGGTGCCGAGGGGCGCTTGGTGCGGGCCGGTGCCCTGATCCGGGCCAGCGGGCTGGGCCGGCTGGTCGACGACGACCTGCCGACGCTGGGCAAGCTCGGCATCGCCTGCGTGGTCGACCTGCGGGCGGCGTCGGAGATCGAGGTCGCGCCGCCGGACCGGCTGGTCGGCGAGCCGCGGGTGGTGCACATCCCGGTGCACGACCCGGCGCACCCGGTCTTCACCTACGTCTCGGCCGTGATGCTCGGGCACGACCTGGCCGCCTACGAGGCGCTGGCCCGGGAGGGCACCACCGGCGCGATGGAGGCGATCTACCGCTGGTTCGTCGCGTCACCGGTCGCGACCGAGGCGTTCACCCGGGCGGTGCGCGAGGTGGCCGAGCCCGGCAACCTGCCGCTGCTCTACCACTGCAGCGCCGGCAAGGACCGCACCGGCTGGCTCTCGGTGATCCTGCTGACCGCCCTGGGCGTCGACAAGGACGCGATCCGCGCCGACTATTTGCGCACCAATGACCTGGCCGACGGCGTCAACGAGTCGATCATGGGGGCGATGCTGGTCCGCCGGCCGGGCCTCGACCTCGACGCGATCCGGCCGGTGCTGGAGGCCCGCGGTTCCTACCTGGACGCGGCCTACGACGAGGTCGCCAAGCGGCACGGCGACATGGACAGCTACCTGCGCGACGCTCTCGGCATCGACGACGCCATGGTCACCTCACTGCGCGAGCGACTGCTGGAGGCCTAA
- a CDS encoding mandelate racemase/muconate lactonizing enzyme family protein: protein MTIEDVRTHRVRAPLHTPFVTALRRATSVETLIVEIVDGDGRSGFGEAPQVWQVTGASLAGSEACVMTMLRPLLIGRDPDDLVALCRATAGAVAGNETAKAAVDVALHDLAARRLGVPLARLLGGSTRRVPTDVTLTAADEVSVADSARFRVAEGFTVLKVKVGADPATDLARIRDVRAAAGAATRIRLDANQGWTAKEAVRIIRSAQDAGADLELVEQPVDHRDIEGLRWVTDRVDVPILADESVYGVRDLVTVIRNRAADMVNVKLAKCGGLAPARTLLALAEAHDMGTIVGTMMESAVGVGAAASLVAACGTTAVPDLDAAWWLASSPVIGGLTYEASTVVLPDAPGLGLTLPPSANGAAPR from the coding sequence ATGACGATCGAGGATGTGAGGACCCACCGGGTACGCGCGCCACTGCACACGCCTTTCGTGACGGCGCTGCGCCGGGCGACCTCCGTGGAGACGCTGATCGTCGAGATCGTCGACGGCGACGGCCGGTCCGGTTTCGGCGAGGCGCCGCAGGTCTGGCAGGTCACCGGGGCGTCGCTGGCCGGTTCCGAGGCGTGCGTCATGACGATGCTGCGGCCGCTGCTGATCGGGCGCGACCCGGACGACCTGGTCGCCCTCTGCCGGGCGACCGCGGGCGCCGTCGCGGGCAACGAGACCGCCAAGGCCGCGGTCGACGTCGCGCTGCACGACCTGGCGGCGCGCCGGCTCGGCGTACCCCTGGCGCGGTTGCTCGGCGGCAGCACCCGGCGGGTGCCCACGGACGTGACGCTGACCGCGGCCGACGAGGTCAGCGTCGCCGACTCGGCGCGCTTCCGGGTCGCCGAGGGCTTCACCGTGCTCAAGGTCAAGGTCGGCGCCGACCCGGCGACCGACCTGGCCCGGATCCGCGACGTCCGCGCCGCCGCCGGCGCCGCGACGCGCATCCGGCTCGACGCCAACCAGGGCTGGACCGCGAAGGAGGCGGTACGGATCATCCGCAGCGCCCAGGACGCCGGTGCCGATCTGGAGCTGGTCGAGCAGCCGGTGGACCATCGCGACATCGAGGGCCTGCGCTGGGTCACCGACCGGGTCGACGTGCCGATCCTCGCCGACGAGTCGGTCTACGGGGTCCGCGACCTGGTCACGGTGATCCGCAACCGGGCGGCCGACATGGTCAACGTGAAGCTGGCCAAGTGCGGCGGCCTCGCGCCCGCCCGCACGCTGCTGGCGCTGGCCGAGGCGCACGACATGGGCACGATCGTCGGCACGATGATGGAGAGCGCGGTCGGCGTCGGCGCCGCCGCCAGCCTGGTCGCCGCCTGCGGCACCACCGCGGTCCCGGACCTCGACGCCGCCTGGTGGCTGGCGTCGTCGCCGGTGATCGGCGGCCTGACCTATGAGGCATCGACGGTCGTGCTGCCAGACGCGCCGGGCCTCGGCCTCACGCTGCCCCCGTCGGCCAACGGCGCCGCCCCACGCTGA
- a CDS encoding C40 family peptidase, protein MVRVAVATLWSTPDAVRPIDSRALGRTADIPSWVASMSVEQQIGEGVLSQLLLGERVRVDEVRDDGWARVVALQQPGVRDRRGYPGWIPDAQLAPAPAPPSVDDTTLVVDATSTDLRVSPGGPVAVANVVLGTRLVLTGVAVSGWLPVRAVDGDEPHWVAAADVVTFDGDGGQPAAALDVASRLQGVPYVWGGLSAYGIDCSGLVHLSWRRFGVTLPRDAADQAAATRSVPLGSERAGDLYFFARPGRRIHHVGIVTGQPGRMLHACYTQRRVVEEPMSEARAATLVAAHRVG, encoded by the coding sequence ATGGTGCGAGTGGCCGTCGCGACCCTGTGGTCCACACCCGACGCGGTCCGTCCGATCGACAGCCGCGCGCTCGGGCGCACCGCCGACATCCCCTCCTGGGTGGCGTCGATGTCCGTCGAGCAGCAGATCGGCGAGGGCGTGCTGAGCCAGTTGCTGCTGGGCGAGCGGGTCCGGGTCGACGAGGTCCGCGATGACGGCTGGGCCCGCGTCGTGGCGCTTCAGCAGCCCGGCGTCCGTGACCGGCGTGGCTACCCGGGGTGGATCCCGGATGCGCAACTCGCTCCGGCACCGGCTCCCCCTTCGGTCGACGACACCACCCTTGTCGTCGACGCGACCTCGACCGACCTGCGGGTCTCACCGGGTGGGCCGGTGGCCGTGGCCAACGTGGTGCTGGGCACCCGGCTGGTGCTCACGGGTGTCGCCGTCTCCGGCTGGCTGCCGGTGCGCGCGGTCGATGGCGACGAGCCGCACTGGGTCGCGGCCGCCGACGTGGTGACGTTCGACGGCGACGGTGGGCAGCCGGCCGCCGCGCTCGATGTGGCGTCACGGCTGCAAGGGGTGCCCTATGTCTGGGGCGGGCTCTCGGCGTACGGGATCGACTGTTCCGGTCTGGTCCATCTGTCCTGGCGCCGGTTCGGGGTGACCCTCCCCCGCGACGCCGCCGACCAGGCCGCGGCGACCCGGTCCGTGCCGCTGGGCTCCGAGCGGGCCGGTGACCTCTACTTTTTCGCGCGTCCCGGCCGTCGCATCCACCACGTCGGCATCGTGACCGGTCAGCCGGGGCGGATGCTGCACGCCTGCTACACCCAGCGGCGGGTGGTCGAGGAGCCGATGTCGGAAGCGCGGGCGGCGACCCTGGTCGCGGCGCACCGGGTTGGCTGA
- a CDS encoding TerC family protein, which translates to MHVSPLVWAITLIVMVAVLLADLFIIGRRPHEPSIKESTIWVSIYVGLALLFGLGLWLTSGGVFAGEFYAGWLTEYSLSVDNLFVFVIIMTRFVVPRHLQQEVLLVGIILALVMRGAFIAAGSALISQFSWVFYIFGAFLVYTAINFARQGEPSEEEFKENIVIRWVRRAVPFSRDFDGAKITTRDSMGKRLFTPMLVVMIAIGTTDLIFALDSIPAIFGVTKEPYLVFTANVFALMGLRQLYFLLGGLLDRLVYLNIGLAVVLAFIGVKLVLEALADNNLPFLNGGEHISWAPHIPIWLSLSVILGTLLIATVASLAKSARDKRKERELTSVGS; encoded by the coding sequence TTGCACGTGTCCCCGCTCGTCTGGGCCATCACCTTGATCGTGATGGTCGCGGTCCTACTGGCCGACCTGTTCATCATCGGTCGCCGACCCCACGAGCCGAGCATCAAAGAGTCGACGATCTGGGTATCGATCTATGTAGGGCTCGCCCTGCTGTTCGGTCTCGGCTTGTGGCTCACCTCAGGCGGCGTGTTCGCCGGCGAGTTCTATGCCGGCTGGCTGACCGAATACAGCCTCTCCGTCGACAACCTGTTCGTCTTCGTGATCATCATGACCAGGTTCGTGGTGCCGCGGCATCTGCAACAGGAGGTGCTGCTCGTCGGCATCATCCTGGCGCTGGTGATGCGTGGCGCCTTCATCGCCGCGGGTTCGGCGCTGATCAGCCAGTTCTCCTGGGTCTTCTACATCTTCGGCGCGTTCCTGGTCTACACGGCGATCAACTTCGCGCGTCAGGGCGAGCCGAGCGAAGAAGAGTTCAAGGAAAACATCGTGATCCGGTGGGTACGGCGAGCCGTGCCCTTCTCTCGCGACTTCGACGGAGCGAAGATCACCACCCGGGACAGCATGGGTAAGCGGCTGTTCACCCCGATGCTGGTCGTGATGATCGCGATCGGCACCACGGATCTGATCTTCGCGCTCGACTCGATCCCGGCCATCTTCGGCGTGACCAAGGAGCCCTACCTGGTCTTCACCGCCAACGTGTTCGCGCTGATGGGCCTGCGCCAGCTCTACTTCCTGCTCGGCGGCCTGCTCGACCGGCTGGTCTACCTCAACATCGGCCTGGCCGTGGTGCTGGCGTTCATCGGCGTGAAGCTGGTGCTCGAGGCGCTGGCCGACAACAACCTGCCGTTCCTCAACGGCGGCGAGCACATCAGCTGGGCACCGCACATCCCGATCTGGCTGTCGCTCTCGGTCATCCTCGGAACCCTGCTGATAGCGACGGTGGCGAGCTTGGCCAAATCGGCCCGGGACAAACGCAAAGAGCGCGAGCTGACCAGCGTGGGCAGCTAG
- a CDS encoding antibiotic biosynthesis monooxygenase family protein, whose translation MILEVALIDIRPGEEEAFTAAYRTAHTLVRGTPGFRSIRMTRGVESPSRFVLLVEWDTVEAHLENFRETDRFTQWRGHIGPYFASPPVVEHFTDISTDA comes from the coding sequence ATGATCCTCGAGGTTGCGCTGATCGACATCCGGCCGGGCGAGGAGGAGGCGTTCACCGCCGCCTACCGGACCGCACACACCCTGGTCAGGGGCACGCCGGGCTTCCGTTCCATCCGGATGACCCGCGGCGTGGAGTCGCCGTCACGGTTCGTCCTGCTCGTCGAGTGGGACACGGTCGAAGCGCATCTGGAGAACTTCCGGGAGACGGACCGCTTCACCCAGTGGCGCGGCCACATCGGGCCCTACTTCGCCTCTCCCCCGGTCGTCGAGCACTTCACCGACATCTCGACCGACGCCTGA
- a CDS encoding phosphotransferase family protein has translation MTDQDEAAAVLPLTVAWVNRHLEVGERIVRTEVLHGGITADVRKLTVGRHDESTRDGSPRDGSPRDGSPRDGSPRDGSTRDGSTRHGSTRDASTRDASTRDLVLRSYVDPFYLGYAEDLLTRESGALSLLPGTGVPAPALVAVDPTAEHCEYPSLLMTHLPGRTVLDDEGLATRVPLLARQLVAIHALRPAERPRKYVTLTTADTVVTPQGADAATWAAAIDVIRSPAPRYQGRFLHRDFQPGNVLFDAEGSQQVRITGVVDWAGTSWGPADLDVAHTSTNLALLHGPTWGLAFAAAYEEAGGVLAEAKSERLYWLVRDALAFSEELEFVARPWRKAGRTDLTTRAVEERLDAYVTTLMG, from the coding sequence GTGACCGACCAGGATGAGGCGGCGGCTGTCCTGCCGTTGACGGTGGCTTGGGTGAACCGGCACCTGGAGGTCGGCGAACGGATCGTCAGGACCGAAGTGCTGCACGGCGGCATCACCGCCGACGTGCGGAAGCTGACCGTCGGCAGGCACGACGAAAGCACGCGCGACGGAAGCCCGCGCGACGGAAGCCCGCGCGACGGAAGCCCGCGCGACGGAAGCCCGCGCGACGGAAGCACCCGTGACGGAAGCACGCGCCACGGAAGCACGCGCGACGCAAGCACGCGCGACGCAAGCACGCGCGACCTGGTGCTGCGGAGCTACGTCGACCCGTTCTACCTGGGCTACGCCGAGGATCTGCTGACCCGCGAGTCCGGCGCCCTGTCCCTGCTCCCGGGCACCGGCGTGCCGGCTCCGGCACTCGTCGCGGTCGACCCCACAGCCGAGCATTGCGAGTATCCGTCGCTGCTGATGACCCATCTGCCCGGCCGGACGGTCCTCGACGACGAGGGGTTGGCGACGCGGGTCCCGCTGCTGGCCCGTCAACTCGTGGCGATACACGCGTTGCGACCTGCCGAGCGGCCCAGGAAATACGTGACCCTGACGACCGCCGACACCGTCGTGACTCCGCAGGGCGCCGACGCGGCCACCTGGGCCGCCGCGATCGACGTGATCCGCAGCCCCGCGCCGCGCTACCAAGGGCGATTCCTGCACCGAGACTTCCAACCCGGCAACGTGCTGTTCGACGCCGAAGGGTCGCAGCAGGTTCGGATCACCGGCGTCGTCGACTGGGCAGGCACCTCCTGGGGCCCGGCAGACCTCGACGTGGCGCACACCTCCACCAATCTCGCGCTCCTGCACGGCCCGACCTGGGGCCTGGCCTTCGCCGCGGCCTACGAGGAGGCCGGCGGAGTCCTGGCCGAAGCCAAGAGCGAGCGGCTCTACTGGCTGGTCCGCGACGCGCTGGCCTTCTCCGAGGAGCTGGAGTTCGTGGCGCGGCCATGGCGCAAGGCAGGCAGGACCGATCTGACGACCCGAGCCGTGGAGGAACGGCTGGACGCCTACGTCACCACCCTGATGGGCTAA
- a CDS encoding GNAT family N-acetyltransferase: protein MPELQRLDAGHATALLRFERENRAYFARFISDRGDDYFAEFDARHATLLAEQAAGEHHLHVLVDEAGDVLGRFNLFDVADGTAELGFRLAEHATGRGVATAAVGQVCELARDSYGLHRLTAVAALTNAGSLGVLRRNDFTPTGEVHMHGKPCLRHIRDLVSPAAAVA from the coding sequence ATGCCCGAGCTTCAGCGCCTCGACGCGGGCCACGCCACTGCCCTGCTGCGCTTCGAGCGCGAGAACCGCGCCTACTTCGCGCGCTTCATCTCCGACCGGGGCGACGACTACTTCGCCGAGTTCGACGCCCGCCACGCGACCCTGCTCGCCGAGCAGGCGGCCGGCGAGCACCACCTCCACGTTTTGGTCGACGAAGCCGGCGACGTGCTCGGTCGCTTCAACCTGTTCGACGTCGCCGACGGCACGGCCGAACTCGGCTTCCGGCTCGCCGAGCACGCGACCGGCCGCGGCGTCGCGACAGCCGCGGTCGGCCAGGTCTGCGAACTGGCCCGCGACAGCTACGGGCTGCACCGCCTGACCGCCGTCGCGGCCCTGACGAACGCCGGCTCGCTCGGGGTGCTCCGCCGCAACGACTTCACCCCCACCGGCGAGGTCCACATGCACGGCAAGCCCTGCCTGCGGCACATCCGCGACCTCGTCTCACCCGCCGCTGCTGTTGCCTGA
- a CDS encoding SDR family oxidoreductase produces MTQRVALVTGVSRRIGIGAAVARRLAASEHRLLLSGLPSYDDEQPYGGDPDGIAAIMAELGAGPHHYAPADLTDPDAPGALVQDAVERFGRVDTLVAVHTYSTGNTFGALDAAEIDRHLVVNIRATMLLVEAFAAAHEAGAGRVVLFSSGQRLGPMIGELPYAVSKAAVESLTQQLGTTLMRRGITINCVNPGPTETGWASADTQTAVAELFPGGRWGTPDDAARLVAWLCSPDAGWVTGQVIDSEGGFNRYG; encoded by the coding sequence GTGACGCAACGGGTGGCGCTCGTGACCGGGGTGAGTCGGCGCATCGGCATCGGCGCGGCGGTCGCCCGGCGGCTGGCCGCCAGTGAGCATCGCCTGCTGTTGAGCGGGTTGCCCTCCTATGACGACGAGCAGCCCTATGGCGGCGATCCCGACGGCATCGCGGCGATCATGGCGGAGTTGGGCGCGGGACCGCATCACTACGCCCCCGCGGACCTGACCGACCCCGACGCGCCCGGCGCACTGGTCCAGGACGCGGTCGAGCGCTTCGGTCGGGTCGACACCCTGGTCGCCGTGCACACCTATTCGACCGGCAACACCTTCGGTGCACTCGACGCCGCGGAGATCGACCGGCACCTGGTCGTCAACATCCGCGCCACGATGTTGCTGGTCGAGGCGTTCGCGGCAGCACACGAGGCCGGCGCCGGGCGGGTGGTGCTGTTCTCCAGCGGTCAGCGGCTGGGTCCGATGATCGGCGAACTGCCCTACGCGGTCAGCAAGGCCGCCGTGGAAAGCCTGACCCAGCAACTCGGCACGACCCTGATGCGCCGCGGCATCACGATCAACTGCGTCAACCCGGGACCGACCGAGACCGGCTGGGCGTCGGCCGACACGCAGACCGCCGTCGCCGAGCTGTTCCCCGGCGGGCGCTGGGGCACCCCCGACGACGCGGCCCGCCTCGTCGCCTGGCTCTGCTCCCCCGACGCCGGCTGGGTCACCGGCCAGGTGATCGACTCCGAGGGCGGCTTCAACCGCTACGGCTGA
- a CDS encoding SDR family NAD(P)-dependent oxidoreductase, whose translation MAGNATRVWLVTGATSGFGRAIAEEAAARGDTVVGAARTTDRLDDLAAAHPGRVHAVALDVTDTTRCAAVVDEVADRFGRIDVLVNNAGRTQVGALEETTDDELRYLFELHFFGPAALTRAVLPHMRHAGGGTVVQMSSVGGKYSGPGFGAYSATKFALEGLTEALRQEVDFGVRFLIVEPGSFRTGLFGPDAAYVSEPHPAYAATVGPTREYLGTHGSQPGDPAKAARAILAVLDAPDPPLRLALGADAVESIGAVLAEQTAELAKWADLSRATAIDGS comes from the coding sequence ATGGCTGGCAATGCAACGCGGGTCTGGCTGGTGACCGGGGCGACCTCCGGGTTCGGCCGGGCGATCGCGGAGGAGGCGGCGGCTCGCGGCGACACCGTGGTGGGTGCCGCCCGCACCACCGACCGCCTCGACGATCTCGCGGCCGCTCACCCGGGCCGGGTGCACGCCGTCGCGCTCGACGTCACCGACACAACCCGGTGCGCGGCGGTCGTCGACGAGGTGGCCGACCGGTTCGGCCGGATCGACGTGCTGGTCAACAACGCCGGCCGTACGCAGGTGGGCGCGCTGGAGGAGACCACCGACGACGAGTTGCGCTACCTGTTCGAGCTGCACTTCTTCGGCCCGGCGGCGCTGACCCGGGCGGTGCTGCCGCACATGCGCCACGCCGGCGGGGGCACGGTGGTGCAGATGTCGAGCGTGGGCGGGAAATACAGCGGACCCGGCTTCGGCGCCTACTCGGCCACGAAGTTCGCGCTGGAAGGTCTCACCGAGGCGTTGCGGCAGGAGGTCGACTTCGGGGTGCGGTTCCTGATCGTCGAGCCGGGCTCTTTCCGCACGGGCCTGTTCGGTCCGGACGCCGCCTACGTCTCCGAGCCACACCCGGCCTACGCGGCCACCGTCGGCCCTACCCGCGAATATCTGGGCACCCACGGCAGCCAACCCGGCGACCCGGCCAAGGCGGCCCGCGCGATCCTGGCCGTCCTCGACGCACCGGATCCACCGCTCCGCCTGGCCCTGGGCGCCGACGCCGTCGAATCGATCGGTGCCGTGCTGGCCGAACAGACCGCGGAGCTGGCGAAGTGGGCGGACCTCAGCCGCGCCACCGCCATCGACGGGAGCTGA
- a CDS encoding AraC family transcriptional regulator, which yields MTAYTVGAPGAALRRAVGPYVGYAERATAPLARREVAVSRCVLVIGWGASLDVHDPRGPAGGATSVASFAAGLADTYVDTVTAPGQAEGVQVMLDPLVAARILGRPFGEVANRVVALSDLDGAALRDLRALPARLGAAAGWGERFALLDQAFGARLSATPPPDPRLAGAWRQLRTTGGAVPVEALAAATGWSRRHLGAMFRRELGLPPKVLARLVRFERAHAQAARASSVGWATVAADAGYYDQAHLIRDFRAFAGATPARVPALGPALTAAT from the coding sequence ATGACCGCCTACACCGTCGGAGCGCCAGGTGCCGCGCTCCGACGGGCCGTCGGCCCCTACGTCGGCTACGCCGAGCGGGCCACGGCACCGCTCGCCCGCCGCGAGGTGGCGGTCTCCCGCTGCGTCCTGGTGATCGGCTGGGGCGCCTCGCTCGACGTGCACGACCCACGCGGCCCGGCCGGCGGCGCGACCTCGGTCGCGTCCTTCGCGGCGGGCCTGGCCGACACCTACGTCGACACGGTCACCGCACCCGGCCAGGCCGAGGGCGTCCAGGTGATGCTCGACCCGCTGGTCGCCGCCCGCATCCTGGGCCGCCCGTTCGGCGAGGTCGCCAACCGGGTCGTCGCCCTCTCCGACCTCGACGGCGCCGCGCTGCGCGACCTGCGCGCCCTGCCCGCTCGGCTGGGCGCCGCGGCTGGCTGGGGCGAGCGGTTCGCACTCCTCGACCAGGCCTTCGGCGCCCGCCTGTCGGCGACGCCACCACCAGACCCGCGGCTGGCCGGCGCCTGGCGTCAGCTGCGCACGACGGGCGGCGCCGTCCCGGTCGAGGCTTTGGCCGCGGCCACCGGTTGGAGCCGCCGCCATCTGGGGGCGATGTTCCGTCGGGAGCTAGGCCTGCCGCCCAAGGTGCTGGCCCGGCTGGTGCGCTTCGAGCGCGCCCACGCCCAGGCCGCCCGGGCGTCGTCGGTCGGCTGGGCCACGGTCGCGGCCGACGCGGGCTACTACGACCAGGCCCATCTGATCCGCGACTTCCGCGCCTTCGCCGGCGCGACCCCCGCCCGGGTCCCCGCCCTTGGCCCAGCGCTGACGGCCGCGACCTGA